One part of the Anopheles coustani chromosome 2, idAnoCousDA_361_x.2, whole genome shotgun sequence genome encodes these proteins:
- the LOC131263257 gene encoding carcinine transporter — protein MNGKKCDGSPQPKMKPTKEVVKEEEEEDAEMLESEKILSEEPFDLDELLPVIGEFGRYQKLLLWLICLPACIPCGFCAFNQLFMTDVPEQYWCRVPELENFTAAERKMYAIPMIENDGVESYSKCSRYAVDWKEILNYSDVDDGFAPNSSWPTEPCLDGWEYNKTVVQSSIVIDFNLVCDYDIYPTLGLVALNTGGPVGVYLFGLLNDRTGRRISYFSCLATLLLGSFITAASTSFWMWAFSRVIVGLTIPAVYQIPFIIALELVGPNYRSFVTVMTCTFYTFGIMMLAGVTYLIRDWVELTLYTSVPFLLYFLYLLVMPESPRWLLMKGKLEEALQILETMARVNGKQLPDSFRKRLQQRVLAEKNRTTKRTETSIGAFDLCKTPNMRLKTILITLNWFANETVYLGLSYYGPSLGENQYLSFFLSSLVEIPSYIICWIIMDRWGRRWPMCLLMILSGISCIVTVVLSEDAVTETLILYLLSKSMISASFLIIYPFAGELYPTQVRGVGIGTSSYIGGLGLIVIPFITYLGKDNLRLPLVIMGCVSVLGGFTGLRLPETLHHRLPQTLEEGELFGQDWTFDECFRCIPTKKSPAGSYENLSHDPSDTALELNAAVPINASTYATGSGSCSTERTPLEIARIRRQSMKRLVRQASTMDTQKTKDGAMQLTYWF, from the exons GAACCCTTCGATCTGGACGAGCTCCTGCCGGTGATTGGAGAGTTCGGGCGGTACCAGAAACTGCTCCTGTGGTTGATCTGCCTGCCAGCCTGCATACCGTGCGGGTTTTGTGCCTTCAATCAGCTGTTCATGACGGACGTACCCGAGCAATACTGGTGTCGGGTGCCTGAGTTGGAAAATTTCACCGCCGCCGAGCGGAAAATGTACGCCATCCCTATGATAGAG AACGATGGCGTGGAGAGTTACAGCAAGTGCTCTCGGTACGCAGTGGACTGGAAAGAGATACTGAATTACAGCGACGTCGACGATGGGTTTGCGCCGAACAGCTCGTGGCCTACGGAACCGTGCCTCGATGGCTGGGAGTACAACAAGACCGTGGTGCAGTCATCGATAGTGATCGAT TTCAACCTAGTCTGCGACTATGACATCTATCCAACGCTCGGCCTGGTTGCCCTCAACACCGGGGGACCGGTTGGTGTTTATCTCTTCGGGTTGCTCAATGATCGTACCGGGCGTCGGATATCGTACTTCTCCTGCCTGGCAACGCTCCTCCTCGGAAGCTTCATCACAGCGGCCAGCACCAGCTTCTGGATGTGGGCTTTTAGTCGCGTTATTGTCGGACTGACCATACCGGCCGTCTACCAGATCCCGTTCATCATCGCCCTCGAGCTGGTTGGTCCGAACTATCGATCGTTCGTCACCGTAATGACCTGCACGTTCTACACCTTCGGCATCATGATGCTAGCCGGCGTAACCTATCTGATACGGGACTGGGTCGAGTTGACGCTCTACACCTCCGTACCGTTCTTACTTTACTTTCTGTACCTGCTCGTGATGCCTGAGTCACCGCGCTGGTTGCTGATGAAGGGCAAGCTGGAGGAGGCACTTCAGATACTGGAAACGATGGCGCGTGTTAATGGGAAACAACTACCGGACAGCTTCCGCAAGCGCTTGCAACAGCGTGTATTAGCCGAGAAGAATCGCACGACGAAGCGCACGGAAACCTCAATCGGTGCGTTCGATCTGTGCAAGACACCCAACATGAGACTGAAGACAATCCTGATCACACTAAACTGGTTCGCCAACGAGACGGTCTACCTGGGGCTTAGCTACTACGGGCCTTCGCTGGGTGAAAACCAGTACCTTAGCTTCTTCCTGTCCTCGCTGGTGGAGATCCCCAGCTACATTATCTGCTGGATCATTATGGATCGTTGGGGACGCCGGTGGCCGATGTGTTTGCTGATGATACTAAG CGGAATCAGTTGCATCGTTACCGTGGTCCTCTCGGAGGACGCTGTTACGGAAACGCTCATTCTGTATCTGTTGTCAAAGTCAATGATTTCCGCCTCATTCCTCATCATCTATCCGTTCGCTGGGGAACTTTACCCAACGCAGGTGCGAGGTGTCGGTATCGGAACTTCAAGCTACATTGGAGGACTCGGTTTGATCGTAATTCCTTTCATCACTTACCTG gGCAAGGATAATCTACGGCTTCCACTCGTCATTATGGGCTGCGTATCGGTCCTCGGTGGATTCACCGGGCTTCGACTCCCGGAAACACTGCACCATCGATTGCCCCAGACGCTGGAGGAAGGCGAACTGTTCGGACAGGATTGGACCTTCGACGAGTGCTTCCGTTGCATCCCGACCAAGAAGTCGCCGGCCGGTTCGTACGAGAACCTATCGCACGATCCTTCAGATACGGCGCTCGAGCTGAACGCCGCCGTACCAATTAACGCCAGCACGTACGCTACCGGATCTGGGTCGTGTTCAACCGAACGGACACCCCTGGAAATCGCTCGGATACGCCGCCAGTCGATGAAGCGGCTCGTCCGACAGGCCAGCACCATGGACACCCAGAAAACGAAAGACGGTGCCATGCAGTTGACTTACTGGTTTTAA